A single genomic interval of Natator depressus isolate rNatDep1 chromosome 14, rNatDep2.hap1, whole genome shotgun sequence harbors:
- the LOC141998057 gene encoding LOW QUALITY PROTEIN: acetylcholinesterase-like (The sequence of the model RefSeq protein was modified relative to this genomic sequence to represent the inferred CDS: substituted 1 base at 1 genomic stop codon) yields MLGLLPMLLCLLLLSLPGPSSGSNDDGTVVLTTTGPIRGKRLPVSSRRVTVFLGIPYAKPPVGALRFQKLLPHLPWSHVLEATSFDNACLQPPLTGYPEAETFTPKTPQSEDCLFLNIWVSHPRPHTPVPVIVWIHGRGFFSGAASLDLDNGSFFAATTKVIVTSMNYQLGALGFLSLPPDTTGNAGLWDQRLAMHWLRDNAAAFGGDPAHFIFAEQDAGAASVGFHLLSPGSRPLFTSTVLVSGTPNTPWAXISLEEAKERGQRLGRQLGCSNGNSMALVGCLQGKKAGEFPKHEFSVLSRKKQLGLPFVPTPDRDFLPDTPPRLLQAEHGQPMPIVAGFTASEGSDILLFAAPRFNLENSSNIGWEELLYVVRLIAPGAPEEAVQAMAQRYSQEGEEQGEGQYRWAMDQIFGDYVFVCPVAEVARREAEAGSPVYTYHFTHRTSSLTIPEWTGVPPGSELPYLFRTPASVVGANHTEAEVALSHKVMQYAEVFDSAGKPMVGEGSGKQWPTYDPAKQNFERISLKQPKPERALPASRCEFLASMLSEKPKVPGADLPSLGGRE; encoded by the exons ATGCTTGGACTCCTTCCCATGCTCCTCTGCCTGCTCCTCCTTTCCCTGCCGGGCCCCAGCTCTGGCTCCAATGATGATGGCACCGTGGTGCTCACCACCACCGGCCCTATCCGGGGCAAGCGCCTCCCGGTCAGCTCCAGAAGAGTGACAGTCTTCCTGGGCATCCCCTACGCTAAGCCCCCTGTGGGGGCCTTGCGCTTCCAGAAGCTGCTTCCCCACCTACCCTGGAGCCACGTCCTGGAGGCCACCAGCTTCGACAATGCCTGCCTCCAGCCTCCACTTACTGGTTACCCTGAGGCTGAAACATTCACACCCAAAACGCCGCAGTCCGAAGACTGCCTCTTCCTCAACATCTGGGTATCCCATCCCCGGCCCCACACACCAGTCCCTGTCATTGTTTGGATCCATGGCAGGGGGTTCTtctcaggtgcagcctcactagACCTCGATAATGGGAGCTTCTTTGCTGCCACCACAAAAGTGATTGTGACCTCCATGAACTaccagctgggggctctgggcttcctgtccctgcccccgGACACCACGGGGAATGCCGGCCTGTGGGACCAGCGCTTGGCAATGCACTGGCTGCGGGACAATGCAGCCGCCTTCGGCGGGGACCCAGCCCATTTCATATTCGCTGAACAGGATGCTGGGGCTGCGTCCGTCGGCTtccacctcctctccccagggagcCGGCCCCTCTTCACCAGCACCGTGCTGGTGAGTGGCACCCCGAACACACCATGGGCTTAGATTTCACTTGAGGAGGCcaaggagagaggccagaggcTGGGCCGGCAACTGGGCTGCTCCAATGGTAACAGCATGGCCCTGGTGGGCTGCCTGCAGGGGAAGAAAGCAGGGGAATTCCCCAAACACGAGTTCTCCGTCTTGAGCCGCAAGAAGCAGCTGGGATTGCCCTTTGTGCCAACACCAGACCGGGATTTCCTCCCTGATACACCACCAAGACTCTTGCAGGCTGAGCACGGCCAGCCGATGCCCATCGTGGCCGGTTTCACCGCCAGTGAAGGCTCCGACATACTGCTATTTGCTGCCCCGAGATTCAACTTGGAGAATTCCAGCAACATCGGCTGGGAGGAGCTGCTGTATGTTGTGAGGCTGATAGCGCCCGGGGCACCAGAAGAGGCCGTCCAGGCCATGGCACAGAGATacagccaggagggggaggagcagggggaagggcagtACCGATGGGCCATGGATCAAATCTTTGGTGACTACGTCTTTGTGTGCCCGGTAGCAGAGGTGGCTAGGCGAGAGGCAGAGGCCGGCAGTCCTGTCTACACCTACCATTTCACCCACCGCACTAGCAGCTTGACTATACCTGAGTGGACAGGGGTGCCACCCGGCTCTGAGCTGCCCTACCTGTTCAGAACCCCGGCATCCGTGGTAGGAGCCAACCACACGGAGGCTGAGGTAGCGCTGAGCCACAAGGTGATGCAGTATGCTGAGGTGTTTGACAGCGCCGG GAAACCCATGGTGGGAGAGGGCAGCGGGAAGCAGTGGCCCACCTACGACCCCGCAAAGCAGAACTTTGAGCGCATCAGCCTGAAGCAGCCCAAACCTGAGAGGGCATTACCCGCCTCGCGCTGTGAATTCTTGGCATCAATGCTGTCAGAGAAACCAAAGGTCCCAG GAGCAGACCTGCCCAGCCTGGGGGGCCGTGAATGA